The following are encoded in a window of Cygnus atratus isolate AKBS03 ecotype Queensland, Australia chromosome 20, CAtr_DNAZoo_HiC_assembly, whole genome shotgun sequence genomic DNA:
- the CCDC92B gene encoding coiled-coil domain containing 92B, with protein sequence MTKRHEAMCCGLPYNTRGAGCALLAWTASSVAMETVSLEHQIQSVQRHIAFLKKEQMELLHDLHLEILRLQKHCAELTRDLEMKELEARQQDVLDRELEERCRAMEAQLQEKEKDNLELRKELRHKETLVAALRSSLRNKERRFLEELKRRSHRVTILDTELQKQTEAAAYLSLQLHATAQRLPGPRASGRPPPEQPPSEGRPRRRGHRAHPRRPPGDRCPPQGPHM encoded by the exons ATGACAAAGCGACACGAGGCCATGTGCTGCGGGCTGCCTTACAACACGCGCGGTGCTGGCTGCGCGCTGCTG GCGTGGACCGCGAGCTCGGTTGCGATGGAGACCGTGTCCCTGGAGCACCAGATCCAGAGCGTGCAGCGGCACATCGCTTTCCTGAAGAAGGAGCAAATGGAGTTGCTCCACGACCTGCACCTGGAGATCCTCCGCTTGCAGAAGCACTGCGCAG AGCTGACCCGCGACCTTGAAATGAAAGAGCTGGAAGCCCGCCAGCAAG ACGTGCTGGACcgggagctggaggagaggtGCCGGGCGATGgaggcccagctgcaggagaaggagaaggacaACCTGGAGCTGCGCAAGGAGCTGCGCCACAAGGAGACTCTGGTGGCCGCGCTGCGCTCCAGCCTCCGCAACAAGGAGCGCAGGTTCCTGGAGGAGCTGAAGCGGAGGAGCCACCGCGTCACCATCCTCGACactgagctgcagaagcagacagAGGCAGCCGCCTacctctccctgcagctgcacgCCACTGCCCAGCGGCTGCCGGGACCCCGGGCCAGCGGGCGGCCACCTCCTGAGCAGCCCCCATCCGAGGGCAGGCCCCGGCGCCGTGGCCACCGGGCGCACCCACGGCGCCCACCCGGGGACAGGTGCCCGCCCCAGGGACCCCACATGTGA